The following are encoded in a window of Armatimonas rosea genomic DNA:
- a CDS encoding phytoene desaturase family protein, with protein MAKQSAIIIGGGIGGLGSACLLAKAGYSVELFEKNEILGGSAGIFSAEGFTFDMGPSWYLMPDVFENFFSLLGERVEDHLDLVKLGPSYQIFFKDKGKKVSLYSDLERDIPTLEAIEPGCGKALRDYLERSKFQYEIALAGFMYKNYDTVFDFFNRQTILQGPKLHVFEKMNKYVERFFSTDEMQKIMEYQLVFLGSSPYDTPALYNIMSHIDFNMGVYYPMGGIHEIPKAFVRIGEKYGAKYHTNAPAAKILTENGRAVGVRLQDGTEHRADLVICNATIRHAETLLEPSERTFTDDYWAQRTLAPSAFILYLGVEGKIPSLTHHNLLFAPDWKAGFAEIFDNPKWPTDPSLYVCAPSVTDPNVAPEGCENLFVLVPMAPGMKATESELAAYADKTLALMEREMDIPNLRQRIKYQRIFWAKDFIERYNNDRGTALGLAHTMNQTAILRPNNVSKKVKNLYYAGASTNPGIGMPICLISAELAYKRIIGDKTAGHMTKLAP; from the coding sequence ATGGCTAAGCAAAGCGCGATTATTATCGGCGGTGGGATCGGCGGGCTCGGAAGCGCCTGCCTGCTGGCGAAGGCGGGCTACTCGGTCGAGCTTTTTGAGAAGAACGAGATATTAGGGGGTTCCGCGGGGATCTTCTCCGCCGAGGGCTTCACGTTCGACATGGGCCCCAGCTGGTACCTGATGCCCGATGTCTTCGAGAACTTCTTCTCGCTTCTCGGGGAGAGGGTCGAGGACCACTTAGACTTAGTAAAGCTGGGGCCGTCGTACCAGATCTTCTTCAAAGACAAGGGCAAGAAAGTCAGCCTCTACTCCGATTTGGAGCGGGACATCCCAACTCTAGAGGCGATCGAGCCGGGCTGTGGCAAGGCGCTACGCGACTATCTGGAGCGCTCCAAGTTCCAGTACGAGATCGCGCTGGCGGGCTTCATGTACAAGAACTACGACACGGTCTTTGATTTCTTCAACCGCCAGACCATCCTCCAAGGCCCCAAGCTCCATGTCTTTGAGAAGATGAACAAGTATGTCGAGCGCTTCTTCTCCACCGACGAGATGCAGAAGATCATGGAGTACCAGCTGGTCTTTCTGGGCTCGTCGCCCTACGACACCCCCGCGCTCTACAACATCATGAGCCATATCGACTTCAATATGGGCGTCTATTATCCCATGGGCGGCATCCATGAGATTCCCAAAGCCTTCGTGCGGATCGGGGAGAAGTACGGTGCGAAGTACCACACGAATGCGCCCGCGGCGAAGATCTTGACCGAGAACGGGAGAGCGGTCGGGGTGCGGCTACAAGATGGCACCGAGCACCGCGCGGACTTAGTGATCTGCAATGCCACCATCCGCCACGCGGAGACCCTCCTAGAGCCTAGCGAGCGCACCTTCACCGACGACTACTGGGCACAGCGCACCCTAGCCCCCTCCGCCTTTATCCTCTACCTGGGGGTCGAGGGCAAGATTCCCAGCCTTACCCACCACAACCTGCTCTTTGCTCCAGACTGGAAAGCGGGCTTTGCGGAGATCTTCGACAACCCGAAGTGGCCCACGGACCCGTCGCTCTATGTCTGCGCCCCCAGTGTCACCGACCCGAATGTCGCGCCGGAGGGGTGTGAGAACCTCTTTGTGCTGGTCCCCATGGCCCCCGGGATGAAGGCCACCGAGAGCGAGCTGGCCGCCTACGCCGATAAGACCTTGGCTCTGATGGAGCGCGAGATGGACATCCCCAACCTGCGCCAGCGCATCAAGTACCAGCGCATCTTCTGGGCAAAAGACTTTATCGAGCGCTACAACAACGACCGCGGCACCGCGCTGGGCCTCGCGCACACGATGAACCAGACCGCGATTCTGCGGCCCAACAATGTCAGCAAGAAGGTCAAGAACCTCTACTACGCCGGAGCGAGCACCAACCCCGGGATCGGTATGCCGATCTGTCTCATCTCCGCCGAGCTCGCCTACAAGCGCATCATTGGGGATAAGACCGCGGGGCACATGACGAAGCTTGCCCCCTAG
- a CDS encoding prenyltransferase has protein sequence MTLARLWQTSRPRFWMYVLGPFVVGLAALKSPAVFYSPLALIFLVYFLLPANLLIYGINDIFDYETDVLNAKKQGYEALVPPDQRKALSLAIALTNLPFFAAAYFLPRPAQLALVAFVLLSAFYSAPPIRAKSKPFLDASFNALYICPGYVAYFLAGGTTLSLPTLFAGWAWVMAMQAYSAVPDITADRESSTFTVATTLGLRGTLLFCLALYLTAAALAFPAIGWLAVPLGLVYATLMLLSLRAGTEEGVMRLYKHFPLINTFCGAGLFFAALAP, from the coding sequence GTGACCCTGGCACGCCTTTGGCAGACAAGCCGCCCCCGATTTTGGATGTATGTCCTTGGCCCGTTTGTGGTGGGGCTAGCGGCGCTGAAGTCGCCGGCGGTCTTTTACTCGCCACTCGCTCTGATCTTTCTGGTGTATTTTTTGTTGCCGGCGAACCTGCTGATCTACGGCATCAACGATATCTTTGACTACGAGACCGATGTCCTCAACGCCAAGAAGCAGGGCTACGAAGCGCTCGTGCCACCGGATCAGCGTAAGGCTCTGAGCCTTGCGATTGCGCTCACCAACCTGCCGTTCTTTGCCGCGGCCTACTTTCTGCCGCGCCCCGCCCAGCTCGCCCTGGTTGCGTTTGTACTACTCTCCGCATTCTACTCCGCGCCGCCGATCCGGGCGAAGTCCAAGCCCTTTCTCGATGCGTCGTTCAATGCGCTCTACATCTGCCCCGGCTACGTGGCCTATTTTCTGGCGGGCGGAACCACGCTCTCGCTCCCGACTCTCTTTGCCGGCTGGGCCTGGGTGATGGCGATGCAGGCCTACTCCGCGGTCCCCGATATCACCGCCGACCGAGAGAGCAGCACGTTTACGGTTGCGACAACCCTGGGCCTGCGCGGAACTCTGCTCTTCTGTCTCGCGCTCTATCTCACGGCAGCGGCATTGGCATTTCCCGCCATTGGCTGGCTCGCCGTGCCGCTGGGGCTTGTCTACGCCACCCTCATGCTGCTCTCGCTCCGCGCGGGAACGGAAGAGGGCGTGATGCGGCTCTACAAACACTTCCCGCTGATTAATACGTTTTGTGGCGCAGGGCTGTTCTTCGCAGCGCTTGCCCCCTAA
- a CDS encoding carotenoid biosynthesis protein, which produces MSAKGVPGSRLILPSALAFAAISGFFVARFPVRPELAIVSAIFVLVFAWPSYAAIVRWLGVKRGVRLLVVLGVYALVLETVAVKTGVPYGRFSYGPKIGKLLFDAVPWTVPFSWTPLALWALWRARGKAILAGVLLVAVDLCLDPGAVAQGFWSYAAGGAYFAVPFSNFAGWLLSGTLGTWLGRGLDWREAPAEVRTSGLLSIAFWTSVCLNMGLWVPGVVGVALIVGSGIGNPRLRHSERPEGAGS; this is translated from the coding sequence TTGTCTGCCAAAGGCGTGCCAGGGTCACGGCTTATTCTACCGTCTGCGCTGGCCTTCGCCGCCATCAGTGGTTTTTTTGTCGCGCGGTTCCCCGTCCGCCCCGAGCTGGCCATTGTCTCCGCGATCTTTGTCTTGGTCTTCGCCTGGCCGAGCTACGCGGCGATCGTGCGCTGGCTGGGGGTAAAACGCGGCGTTCGGCTCTTGGTCGTGCTGGGAGTCTATGCGCTGGTGCTGGAGACCGTTGCGGTGAAGACCGGCGTGCCCTACGGACGCTTCTCCTACGGCCCCAAGATCGGGAAACTTCTCTTTGACGCCGTGCCGTGGACCGTCCCCTTTTCCTGGACCCCGCTAGCGCTCTGGGCGCTCTGGCGTGCGCGGGGCAAGGCGATCCTGGCGGGAGTGCTCTTGGTCGCGGTCGATCTCTGCCTCGATCCGGGCGCGGTGGCCCAGGGGTTCTGGAGCTACGCGGCGGGTGGGGCGTACTTTGCGGTGCCGTTCTCGAACTTTGCTGGCTGGCTGCTCTCAGGAACCCTGGGCACCTGGCTCGGGCGGGGCTTGGACTGGCGCGAGGCACCTGCGGAGGTGCGCACCAGTGGCCTGCTGAGTATCGCCTTTTGGACCAGTGTCTGCCTGAACATGGGGCTCTGGGTTCCTGGCGTGGTCGGCGTCGCGCTGATTGTTGGGTCGGGGATTGGAAATCCCCGCCTGAGACATTCGGAGCGCCCCGAGGGCGCGGGGAGCTAG